A genomic window from Methylorubrum extorquens includes:
- the obgE gene encoding GTPase ObgE: protein MKFLDEAKVYVRSGDGGPGCVSFRREKFIEFGGPNGGDGGRGGDVWIECVQGLNTLIDYRYRQHFKAKKGEHGMGSNCHGAKGDDAVLQVPAGTQVFAEDGETLIADMTEVGQRVRLAKGGNGGFGNAYFTTSTNRAPRHANPGLEGQEMWLILRLKLIADAGLVGLPNAGKSTFLATVTAAKPKIADYPFTTLHPGLGVVRSDEREFVLADIPGLIEGAHEGVGLGDRFLAHVERCRVLLHLVEGTSEHAGKAYKLVRRELEAYGEGLSDKPEIVALSKADALDAETLKQQLARLKRAAGGKPLVLSAASGQGVQEALRAIQAQLDTQGAEEAEAEPAEPWHP from the coding sequence GTGAAATTCCTCGATGAAGCCAAGGTCTACGTCCGCTCCGGCGACGGCGGTCCCGGCTGCGTCTCGTTCCGGCGGGAAAAGTTCATCGAGTTCGGCGGGCCGAACGGCGGCGACGGCGGACGGGGCGGCGATGTCTGGATCGAGTGCGTGCAGGGCCTCAACACCCTGATCGACTACCGCTACCGGCAGCACTTCAAGGCGAAGAAGGGCGAGCACGGCATGGGCTCGAACTGCCACGGCGCCAAAGGCGACGACGCGGTGCTCCAGGTGCCGGCGGGCACGCAGGTCTTCGCCGAGGACGGCGAGACGCTGATCGCCGACATGACGGAAGTCGGCCAGCGGGTGCGGCTGGCCAAGGGCGGCAATGGCGGCTTCGGCAACGCCTACTTCACCACCTCCACGAACCGGGCGCCGCGCCACGCCAATCCCGGCCTGGAAGGCCAGGAGATGTGGCTGATCCTGCGCCTCAAGCTCATCGCCGATGCCGGCCTCGTCGGCCTGCCGAACGCGGGCAAATCGACCTTCCTGGCGACCGTCACCGCCGCCAAGCCGAAGATCGCCGACTATCCCTTCACCACGCTTCATCCGGGCCTCGGCGTGGTGCGCTCGGACGAGCGCGAGTTCGTGCTCGCCGACATTCCCGGCCTGATCGAGGGCGCGCATGAGGGTGTCGGCCTCGGTGACCGGTTCCTCGCCCATGTCGAGCGCTGCCGGGTTCTGCTCCACCTCGTGGAGGGCACGAGCGAGCATGCCGGCAAGGCCTACAAGCTGGTACGGCGCGAGTTGGAGGCCTACGGCGAGGGCTTGTCCGACAAGCCCGAGATCGTCGCCCTTTCGAAGGCGGACGCACTCGATGCCGAAACCCTCAAGCAGCAGCTCGCCCGGCTGAAGCGGGCGGCGGGCGGCAAGCCGCTGGTGCTCTCGGCGGCCTCGGGGCAGGGGGTGCAGGAGGCGCTACGCGCGATCCAGGCCCAGCTCGATACGCAGGGCGCAGAGGAAGCGGAGGCGGAGCCCGCCGAGCCCTGGCACCCGTAG
- a CDS encoding LysR family transcriptional regulator yields MIDKLEFLLALAREQHFGRAAETCGVTQQTLSAGVKSLEDRFGVRLVQRGSRFQGFTPEGDRVLAWGRRIVGDARAMQDDVAALRRGLSGHLRIAAVPTALPMVAALTTPYRARYPNVRFSVLSTTSEEIFSLIDNLEADAGLTYLDNEPLGRVTSVPLYTEHYQLLTAAGGPYDDRASVTWAELAKIPLCLLTPNMQNRRIIDQQMRAAGGEPAPTLESNSMVVLMTHVRTLQWASVMPAILADALGPTEGLRAIPIVEPDLRHAIGLVAPRRDPATPMVTALVNVARAVARTLDGEDPVPAVLHGTGTS; encoded by the coding sequence GTGATCGATAAGCTCGAATTCCTCCTGGCGCTCGCCCGCGAGCAGCATTTCGGGCGCGCGGCGGAGACCTGCGGCGTGACCCAGCAGACCCTCTCGGCGGGGGTGAAGAGCCTGGAGGATCGTTTCGGCGTGCGCTTGGTTCAGCGCGGCTCGCGCTTCCAGGGGTTCACGCCGGAGGGAGACCGGGTTCTGGCCTGGGGCCGCCGCATCGTCGGCGATGCCCGCGCCATGCAGGACGACGTGGCCGCCCTCCGCAGGGGCCTTTCGGGCCATCTGCGGATCGCCGCTGTGCCGACGGCGCTGCCGATGGTGGCCGCGCTGACCACGCCGTACCGCGCGCGTTATCCGAACGTGCGCTTCAGCGTACTCTCCACCACCTCGGAAGAGATCTTCTCGCTGATCGACAATCTCGAGGCCGATGCGGGACTGACCTATCTCGACAACGAGCCCCTCGGGCGCGTGACCTCCGTCCCGCTCTACACCGAGCACTACCAGCTCCTGACCGCTGCGGGCGGCCCCTACGACGACCGGGCCAGCGTCACTTGGGCGGAGCTGGCGAAGATCCCGCTCTGCCTGCTGACGCCCAACATGCAGAACCGCCGCATCATCGATCAGCAGATGCGCGCCGCGGGCGGCGAGCCGGCGCCGACGCTCGAATCCAATTCCATGGTCGTGCTGATGACCCATGTGCGCACCCTGCAATGGGCGAGCGTGATGCCGGCCATCCTCGCCGATGCGCTGGGGCCGACCGAGGGTCTGCGGGCGATCCCGATCGTCGAGCCGGACCTGCGCCACGCCATCGGCCTCGTCGCCCCGCGCCGAGACCCGGCGACGCCGATGGTCACCGCCCTCGTCAACGTCGCCCGCGCCGTGGCACGGACCCTCGACGGCGAGGATCCGGTCCCGGCCGTGCTGCACGGCACCGGAACGAGTTGA
- a CDS encoding OFA family MFS transporter, with the protein MSRGGVGDVPWDEPAPAFLSRERTVAKPGFNRWLVPPAALAIHLCIGMAYGLSVFWLPLSRALSVGAAAPAACPDMSVATALFTTTCDWRVSDLVIVFSIGIVMLGISAAVFGGWLERAGPRKAGLAAALCWSGGFLVGALGVYLHQLWLIWLGMGLIGGIGLGLGYISPVSTLIKWFPDRRGMATGMAIMGFGGGAMIGSPLADTLIKTFRSADTAGVWQALAVMGLGYLVFMVSGALGYRVPPAGWQPEGWTPPAAKNAMIASGHVHLDQAHKTPQFWLLWLVLCLNVSAGIGVLALASPMLQEIFGGGLIGRPGVALGQLDAAEKGQVAAIAAGFVGLLSLFNILGRFFWASMSDRIGRKTTYAIFFGVGLVLYAAAPWAAGLGSTALFVGMFCIILSMYGGGFATIPAYLADVFGTQFVGAIHGRLLTAWSTAGVVGPLVITAIRQHQVDAGVQGLDLYARTMLVLAGFLAAGFLCNLLVRPLARHWFMDEARVKSLQDKPSTAEARTSAAVRGGSQGIGRGGVTPGALLAWAVVGLPILWGIWITLSKALILFR; encoded by the coding sequence ATGAGCCGAGGCGGTGTGGGTGACGTGCCGTGGGACGAGCCCGCGCCGGCATTCCTCTCCCGGGAAAGGACCGTCGCCAAGCCGGGCTTCAACCGCTGGCTGGTGCCCCCGGCGGCGCTCGCCATCCATCTCTGCATCGGCATGGCCTATGGCCTGTCGGTGTTTTGGCTCCCCCTGTCGCGGGCTCTGAGCGTCGGGGCCGCAGCCCCGGCCGCCTGCCCGGACATGAGCGTCGCCACGGCCCTGTTCACCACCACCTGCGACTGGCGGGTGAGCGACCTCGTCATCGTGTTCTCGATCGGCATCGTGATGCTCGGCATCTCGGCGGCCGTGTTCGGCGGCTGGCTGGAGCGGGCCGGGCCGCGCAAGGCGGGGCTGGCCGCGGCGCTTTGCTGGAGCGGCGGTTTCCTCGTCGGGGCGCTCGGCGTCTACCTGCACCAGCTCTGGCTGATCTGGCTCGGTATGGGCCTGATCGGCGGCATCGGCCTCGGGCTCGGCTACATCTCGCCGGTCTCGACGCTGATCAAATGGTTTCCCGACCGGCGCGGCATGGCCACCGGCATGGCGATCATGGGCTTCGGCGGCGGCGCGATGATCGGCTCGCCGCTGGCCGACACCCTGATCAAGACCTTCCGCAGCGCCGACACGGCCGGGGTGTGGCAGGCGCTCGCGGTGATGGGGCTCGGCTACCTCGTCTTCATGGTCAGCGGCGCGCTCGGCTACCGCGTGCCGCCGGCCGGCTGGCAGCCGGAGGGCTGGACGCCGCCCGCGGCGAAGAACGCGATGATCGCCTCGGGCCATGTCCACCTCGACCAAGCCCACAAGACCCCGCAATTCTGGCTGCTCTGGCTGGTGCTCTGCCTCAACGTCTCCGCCGGAATCGGCGTGCTGGCCCTGGCCTCGCCGATGCTGCAGGAGATCTTCGGCGGCGGGCTCATCGGCCGGCCTGGCGTCGCGCTCGGGCAGCTCGATGCGGCGGAGAAGGGGCAGGTCGCGGCGATCGCGGCCGGGTTCGTCGGGTTGCTGTCGCTGTTCAACATCCTCGGGCGCTTCTTCTGGGCCTCGATGTCCGACCGGATCGGGCGCAAGACCACCTACGCCATCTTCTTCGGGGTCGGGCTCGTGCTCTACGCCGCCGCGCCCTGGGCCGCCGGCCTCGGCTCGACGGCCCTGTTCGTCGGGATGTTCTGCATCATCCTGTCGATGTATGGCGGGGGATTCGCCACTATCCCGGCCTATCTCGCCGACGTGTTCGGCACGCAGTTCGTCGGCGCGATCCACGGCCGCCTGCTGACCGCGTGGTCGACGGCGGGCGTCGTCGGCCCCCTCGTCATCACCGCCATCCGCCAGCATCAGGTCGATGCCGGCGTCCAGGGCCTCGATCTCTACGCCCGCACCATGCTGGTGCTGGCCGGTTTCCTCGCGGCTGGCTTCCTCTGCAACCTCTTGGTCCGGCCGCTCGCGCGGCACTGGTTCATGGACGAGGCTCGGGTGAAGTCGCTTCAGGACAAGCCGAGTACGGCGGAAGCGAGGACATCGGCCGCGGTGCGCGGCGGCAGCCAGGGGATCGGCCGGGGCGGCGTGACCCCCGGCGCCCTCCTGGCCTGGGCGGTGGTCGGCCTGCCGATCCTGTGGGGCATCTGGATCACGCTGTCCAAGGCGCTGATCCTGTTTCGGTGA
- a CDS encoding formate dehydrogenase subunit delta gives MSATNPNDKLVRMANQIALFFRSYPEEEAVSGIHKHIVAFWTPKMRRDLEGYAEEAGERLDALVHRALHEEPNVESPVRPATRNPQLVGEGASDAG, from the coding sequence ATGAGCGCGACCAATCCCAACGACAAGCTGGTCCGGATGGCCAACCAGATCGCCCTGTTCTTCCGGTCCTACCCGGAAGAGGAGGCCGTCTCGGGTATCCACAAGCACATCGTGGCGTTCTGGACGCCGAAGATGCGCCGCGACCTCGAAGGCTACGCCGAGGAAGCCGGCGAGCGGCTCGACGCGCTCGTCCACCGGGCGCTTCACGAGGAGCCGAATGTCGAGAGTCCGGTGCGTCCGGCCACCCGCAACCCGCAGCTCGTGGGCGAAGGCGCCAGCGACGCGGGTTGA